The following coding sequences lie in one Flagellimonas eckloniae genomic window:
- a CDS encoding GYDIA family GHMP kinase has protein sequence MQKEFYSNGKLLLSGEYAILDGALGLAVPAKYGQSLNVTQTASTGLLEWKSFDEKKSIWFNGSFDLDGLKLISTTDSAISKTLIDLLSEAKSQNPEFLQNSVGFIIETHLNFSRNWGLGTSSTLINNIAQWAKIDPYKLLWNAFGGSGYDIACAQHDGPILYQLENDNPKVEEVAFNPSFKDSIYFVHLNQKQSSKEAITNYRKQRFSKSSLISKVSSITKKMIASSSLLEFETLIQEHEETLSKVLGLPTIKSKLFKDFPGAVKSLGAWGGDFVMVTGDENAPSYFSSKGFSTCYQFREMVL, from the coding sequence ATGCAAAAGGAGTTTTACAGCAACGGTAAATTATTGCTCTCTGGAGAGTATGCCATTTTGGATGGAGCCCTTGGGTTAGCCGTACCCGCCAAATATGGACAATCTTTAAACGTAACCCAGACCGCATCTACGGGCTTGTTGGAATGGAAAAGTTTTGATGAAAAAAAAAGCATATGGTTTAACGGAAGCTTTGACTTAGATGGTTTAAAACTAATTTCCACGACTGATAGTGCTATTTCAAAAACCCTGATAGATTTATTGTCCGAAGCCAAATCACAAAACCCGGAATTTTTACAAAATTCAGTCGGGTTTATTATCGAAACCCACCTTAATTTTTCGCGAAATTGGGGCTTGGGTACTTCATCAACATTAATAAACAACATTGCCCAATGGGCAAAAATTGATCCTTATAAATTACTTTGGAACGCCTTCGGTGGAAGTGGTTATGATATTGCCTGTGCGCAACATGATGGCCCTATTTTGTATCAATTGGAAAATGACAATCCTAAAGTTGAGGAAGTGGCTTTTAATCCTTCTTTTAAAGATTCTATTTACTTTGTCCATCTCAATCAAAAGCAAAGTAGTAAAGAAGCGATTACCAACTATCGAAAACAACGATTTAGTAAGAGCAGTTTAATTTCCAAAGTCTCTTCAATTACAAAAAAAATGATTGCCTCCTCTTCACTTTTAGAGTTTGAAACCCTAATTCAAGAACATGAAGAAACGCTATCCAAAGTATTGGGCTTACCAACCATAAAATCCAAGCTTTTTAAAGATTTTCCCGGAGCTGTAAAAAGTCTTGGTGCATGGGGAGGAGACTTTGTTATGGTTACTGGAGACGAAAATGCTCCATCCTATTTTTCATCCAAAGGATTCAGTACCTGTTATCAGTTTCGTGAAATGGTTTTGTAA
- a CDS encoding hydroxymethylglutaryl-CoA reductase, degradative yields MTTPVEGFSKLSKSEKINWVASNFTKNPKETKQLLERYWNDDIELQKLHDEFIENTVTNYYLPFAIAPNFLINDTLYAIPMAIEESSVVAAASKAAKFWLNRGGFKTEILGTEKVGQVHFIFKGSSEKLNAFFEEILPDFYKDASAITKNMEKRGGGISTIQLRNLSDKIDGYYQLHCTFETLDAMGANFINSCLEQFAITLKKKANGHPNFTDAEKEIEIIMSILSNYVPNCLVKAEVSCPIHELNEDNIPPEEFAKKIIQAVAIAKAEPYRAVTHNKGIMNGIDSVVLATGNDFRAIEAGVHAYASKNGSYSSLTHASIEGDIFKFWIEVPLALGTVGGLTSLHPLVKLALEILQNPNAKELMQIVAVAGLAQNFAAVRSLVTTGIQKGHMKMHLLNMLNQMGATESEKLQLVDYFKDHAVTNPSVKEALEKIRSN; encoded by the coding sequence ATGACCACTCCAGTTGAAGGATTTTCCAAACTATCCAAAAGTGAAAAAATTAATTGGGTCGCCTCCAACTTTACCAAAAATCCGAAGGAAACCAAGCAACTATTGGAACGTTATTGGAACGACGATATAGAACTACAGAAGCTGCATGATGAGTTTATAGAAAATACGGTTACCAACTATTACCTCCCTTTTGCGATTGCCCCTAATTTTTTGATAAATGATACGCTCTATGCCATTCCTATGGCCATTGAAGAAAGTTCCGTGGTGGCAGCGGCAAGCAAGGCCGCCAAATTTTGGTTAAATCGTGGTGGGTTTAAAACTGAAATTCTGGGAACTGAGAAAGTGGGGCAGGTCCATTTTATATTTAAAGGAAGTTCTGAAAAATTAAATGCTTTTTTCGAGGAGATATTACCTGATTTTTACAAAGATGCCTCCGCTATCACCAAAAATATGGAAAAACGAGGTGGTGGAATCAGTACCATACAACTTCGGAATTTAAGTGATAAAATTGATGGGTATTACCAATTGCACTGCACTTTTGAAACACTGGATGCGATGGGGGCCAACTTTATCAATTCTTGTTTGGAACAATTTGCCATAACATTGAAGAAAAAGGCAAATGGACACCCCAATTTTACGGATGCCGAGAAGGAGATAGAAATTATAATGAGTATCCTATCCAATTATGTGCCCAATTGTTTGGTCAAGGCGGAAGTCAGCTGTCCAATTCATGAGTTAAATGAAGATAATATTCCACCAGAAGAATTTGCTAAAAAAATAATACAGGCAGTCGCTATTGCCAAGGCAGAGCCGTACAGGGCTGTTACCCACAACAAAGGGATAATGAATGGTATTGACTCTGTGGTTTTGGCAACAGGGAATGATTTTAGAGCGATAGAAGCAGGAGTTCATGCCTACGCCTCCAAAAATGGTAGTTACTCAAGTCTAACCCATGCAAGCATTGAAGGCGATATCTTTAAGTTCTGGATTGAAGTTCCACTAGCTCTTGGCACTGTGGGTGGATTGACTTCGCTTCACCCATTGGTAAAATTGGCTTTGGAAATCCTTCAAAATCCGAACGCAAAAGAATTGATGCAGATTGTCGCCGTAGCCGGATTGGCACAAAATTTTGCCGCGGTCCGTTCTTTGGTAACTACGGGAATTCAAAAAGGGCATATGAAAATGCATTTGCTGAACATGCTGAACCAAATGGGAGCTACCGAAAGTGAAAAACTGCAACTTGTGGATTATTTTAAAGACCATGCTGTTACCAATCCCTCTGTAAAAGAAGCTTTGGAAAAGATTAGATCTAACTAA